The Mucilaginibacter yixingensis genome window below encodes:
- a CDS encoding YceI family protein: MKRLFFALILLLPAISMAQTKYNVTSSSVTYVVKNLGINTGGGFGGLQTASIVFDKQHLDASSIQATVDVKKLDSGIDSRDEHMKGADFFDVEHYPTITIKSVSFKQKGGNKFVGVFDLTLKATTKRIEIPFTLTDTGSNAVFQGSFKINRMDYGVGGSTLTLSNDVTIAVNIQAAK, encoded by the coding sequence ATGAAAAGATTATTTTTCGCTCTTATCCTCCTGTTGCCGGCCATCAGCATGGCGCAAACAAAATATAATGTAACCAGCTCATCGGTTACCTATGTGGTTAAAAATCTCGGTATCAATACGGGTGGCGGCTTTGGTGGTTTGCAAACAGCCAGCATTGTGTTTGATAAGCAACACCTGGATGCCTCAAGCATACAAGCCACGGTTGATGTGAAAAAGCTCGACTCAGGTATCGACTCGCGCGATGAGCACATGAAAGGCGCCGATTTTTTTGATGTGGAGCATTATCCAACTATCACCATCAAATCGGTATCCTTTAAACAAAAAGGGGGGAATAAATTTGTGGGCGTGTTTGATCTTACTTTAAAGGCTACCACCAAACGTATTGAAATACCTTTTACCCTTACGGATACTGGCAGTAATGCTGTTTTTCAAGGCTCGTTTAAAATAAACCGGATGGATTATGGCGTAGGGGGCAGTACTTTAACGCTATCTAATGATGTTACCATCGCCGTAAACATACAGGCTGCAAAGTAA
- a CDS encoding HD domain-containing protein: MTHPQLIDSTAAFVRRTLENAEGGHDWWHIHRVWHNARLIAQTEQADRLTVELAALLHDIADSKFHNGDEEIGPQTAMNWLRSIGVDDAVVAHVGNIIRHMSFKASFNDSGFYSMEMGIVQDADRLDAIGAIGIARAFTYGGFKNREIYNPEIPPNLNMTKEEYKNSASPSLNHFYEKLLLLKDRMNTVTGKRLAEERHAFMEAYLDQFYKEVK, from the coding sequence ATGACGCATCCCCAACTTATTGATAGTACCGCCGCGTTTGTGCGCCGCACATTAGAGAACGCCGAAGGCGGGCATGATTGGTGGCACATCCATCGGGTGTGGCACAACGCACGCCTTATTGCCCAAACCGAGCAAGCCGATCGGCTGACTGTTGAACTGGCCGCTTTGCTGCATGATATAGCCGATAGCAAGTTTCATAATGGCGATGAAGAAATTGGTCCGCAAACGGCCATGAACTGGCTGCGCAGCATCGGCGTAGATGATGCCGTGGTAGCGCATGTGGGCAACATCATCAGGCACATGTCTTTCAAAGCAAGTTTTAACGATTCCGGTTTTTACTCCATGGAAATGGGTATTGTCCAAGATGCCGACCGCCTTGATGCCATTGGCGCCATTGGCATTGCACGTGCTTTTACCTATGGTGGTTTTAAAAACCGCGAGATCTATAACCCCGAAATTCCGCCTAATCTGAACATGACTAAGGAGGAGTACAAGAACAGCGCATCGCCCAGCCTTAATCATTTTTATGAGAAGCTGTTGTTGTTGAAAGACCGCATGAATACCGTAACAGGCAAGCGTCTGGCCGAAGAGCGCCACGCGTTTATGGAAGCCTATCTTGATCAATTTTATAAAGAGGTAAAATAA
- a CDS encoding M3 family oligoendopeptidase — translation MIHKKPRKYIPADFEIRWENLEPLFVELRDRQISSVDDLEQWLRDRSEVEAALEEDFAWRYIRMTCDTANEDLLQAFQYFATEIEPKIAPCNNELNEKLVGSAYIDQLDHDKYFIYLRGVRKALELFREENIPLQTEIQVEQQKYQSITGSMSVHIGDKEYTLEQASVFLKDVDRAKRQQAWETITARRLQDKDQLDQLFDKLRELRHKVALNANFENFRDYMFQALGRFDYTPQDCYAFHEAIEKEIVPILRDKAHERQQALNLPSLKPWDLDVDVSGKPALKPFNNGDDLIEKSIQCFSNISRYLGERLEIMKDNQLFDVESRKGKAPGGYNYPLAETGAPFIFMNSANTFRDLTTMVHEGGHAVHTFLTADLELNDFKHCPAEVAELASMSMELISMDNWEVYFDNAEDLKRAKRDQLFDVLKTLPWVAVVDQFQHWIYTNPDHTDAQRTDAWVQIYERFGAGFADWSEHRDSLQNLWQKQLHIFEVPFYYIEYGMAQLGAIAVWKNYKENPETGLQQYLDALKLGYTKSIREIYETAGIKFDFSADYVKELADFVKAEMDKI, via the coding sequence ATGATTCATAAAAAACCGAGAAAATACATCCCTGCGGACTTTGAGATCCGTTGGGAAAACCTGGAACCTTTGTTTGTTGAACTGCGCGATCGTCAAATCAGTTCTGTTGACGATCTGGAGCAATGGCTGCGCGACCGCAGCGAGGTGGAGGCCGCACTGGAAGAGGATTTTGCCTGGCGCTACATCCGCATGACCTGCGATACGGCTAACGAAGACCTGCTGCAGGCATTCCAATACTTTGCTACCGAAATTGAACCTAAGATTGCGCCTTGTAATAACGAACTGAATGAAAAACTGGTAGGCAGCGCGTACATTGATCAGCTTGATCACGATAAATATTTTATTTACCTGCGCGGTGTGCGCAAAGCGCTGGAACTTTTCCGCGAGGAGAATATTCCGCTGCAAACCGAGATCCAGGTAGAGCAGCAGAAATACCAATCGATCACCGGCTCCATGTCAGTACATATTGGCGATAAGGAATACACGCTGGAGCAGGCATCGGTATTTTTGAAAGATGTTGATCGTGCTAAACGTCAGCAGGCCTGGGAAACCATTACGGCCCGCCGTTTGCAGGATAAAGATCAGCTGGATCAACTCTTTGATAAACTGCGCGAACTGCGCCATAAAGTTGCGCTGAATGCCAATTTTGAGAATTTCCGCGATTATATGTTCCAGGCGCTGGGACGCTTTGATTATACCCCGCAGGATTGCTACGCGTTCCACGAGGCCATTGAGAAGGAGATAGTGCCGATACTGCGTGATAAGGCACACGAGCGCCAGCAAGCCCTCAACCTGCCATCATTGAAGCCATGGGATCTGGATGTGGACGTGAGCGGTAAACCAGCCCTGAAACCGTTTAACAATGGCGACGATTTGATTGAGAAATCTATCCAATGCTTCAGCAACATCAGTCGTTACCTGGGCGAGCGGTTGGAGATTATGAAAGATAACCAGCTGTTTGATGTAGAGAGCCGCAAAGGCAAGGCGCCGGGTGGTTACAACTATCCGCTGGCCGAGACTGGCGCGCCGTTCATCTTCATGAACTCGGCTAACACTTTCCGTGATTTGACGACGATGGTACACGAGGGCGGCCACGCGGTACACACCTTCCTTACTGCCGATCTGGAACTGAACGATTTTAAACATTGCCCTGCCGAAGTTGCCGAGCTGGCCTCCATGTCGATGGAGTTGATCTCTATGGATAACTGGGAAGTGTATTTTGACAATGCTGAGGATCTGAAACGCGCCAAACGCGATCAGTTGTTTGATGTGCTGAAAACGCTGCCGTGGGTAGCTGTGGTAGATCAGTTTCAACACTGGATCTATACCAATCCAGATCATACCGATGCTCAGCGTACCGATGCCTGGGTGCAGATCTACGAGCGTTTCGGCGCCGGCTTTGCCGATTGGAGCGAACACCGCGACTCGTTGCAAAACCTGTGGCAAAAACAGCTGCACATCTTTGAGGTGCCGTTCTATTACATTGAATATGGTATGGCTCAACTGGGCGCCATTGCGGTTTGGAAGAACTATAAAGAAAATCCTGAAACCGGCCTGCAGCAGTATCTGGATGCCCTGAAACTGGGTTACACCAAATCAATCAGGGAGATCTACGAAACCGCCGGTATCAAGTTTGATTTCAGCGCCGATTATGTAAAAGAACTGGCAGACTTTGTAAAAGCCGAAATGGATAAAATATAA
- a CDS encoding cell wall metabolism sensor histidine kinase WalK, with protein sequence MKLRVLILINAAAVAIALSAVNYYFQHNWYDVGITFVLSFAISFIIFYYLIEKYVYSKIKLIYKLIHNLKLGRDLRDALGDHIVSADPIKDVQQEVKEWASQKKIEIDELRKQEKFRREFLSNISHEFKTPLFAIQGYIEAIQDDNFEDTDMAAQFLEKASKNVDRLSYLIKDLDEISKLESGEIPINYSKFKVNDLIKEVFESLELKANQHSIRLIFKQKYDEPFLVTADREKIRQVLVNLIDNSFKYGKEGGTTSVSVFDLHDQVLIEVTDDGIGIEEHNLPRLFERFFRTDQSRSRQIGGSGLGLAIVKHIIEAHQQTINVRSTAGLGSTFGFTLQKVKQIQFPAIPVLKS encoded by the coding sequence ATGAAACTCCGCGTACTCATCTTAATAAACGCGGCCGCGGTGGCCATTGCGTTATCGGCGGTTAACTATTACTTTCAGCACAATTGGTATGATGTAGGCATCACTTTTGTGTTGTCGTTTGCTATCAGCTTTATTATTTTCTACTACCTGATAGAAAAATACGTCTACTCAAAAATCAAACTGATCTATAAACTGATCCATAACCTCAAATTGGGCCGCGACCTGCGCGATGCCCTGGGCGATCATATTGTGAGCGCAGACCCGATTAAAGATGTGCAGCAAGAGGTGAAAGAGTGGGCCAGTCAGAAAAAGATAGAGATTGACGAGTTGCGCAAGCAGGAGAAATTCCGCCGTGAGTTTTTGTCAAACATCTCGCACGAGTTTAAAACGCCGCTTTTTGCCATTCAGGGTTATATTGAAGCTATTCAGGACGATAACTTTGAGGATACCGACATGGCGGCCCAGTTTTTAGAGAAAGCCTCAAAAAACGTAGATCGGTTAAGTTATCTGATCAAAGATCTGGACGAGATTTCAAAACTGGAGTCGGGTGAAATTCCGATCAACTACAGCAAGTTTAAAGTAAATGATCTGATTAAAGAGGTGTTTGAATCGCTGGAGCTAAAGGCTAATCAGCATAGCATCAGATTGATTTTTAAGCAGAAATATGACGAGCCTTTCCTGGTAACGGCCGATCGTGAGAAGATACGCCAGGTATTGGTAAATCTGATTGATAACTCGTTTAAATATGGTAAAGAAGGCGGCACCACGTCTGTAAGTGTGTTTGATTTGCATGACCAGGTGTTGATTGAGGTAACCGATGACGGCATTGGCATTGAAGAGCATAACCTGCCACGCTTGTTTGAGCGGTTCTTCCGTACAGACCAAAGTCGCTCGCGGCAGATTGGTGGCTCGGGCCTGGGCCTGGCTATTGTGAAGCATATCATTGAGGCTCACCAACAAACCATCAATGTGCGCAGTACAGCTGGTTTAGGTTCAACTTTTGGCTTTACGTTACAAAAAGTTAAACAAATACAATTCCCAGCTATACCTGTATTAAAAAGTTAA
- a CDS encoding DUF47 domain-containing protein, whose amino-acid sequence MSLNSIFQYFVPKDKKVFFPLFEQAAANVVAMSTVLVEAVNSLDANAREEMFKQIDKLENKGDELTHQIYLELGKNFITPFDREDIHSLATAIDDVADYIQGSANRMSLYAIEEYTEPIRKLSELILQGSVELEKAVRELKDLKNVRNIADSCIRINSIENQADYVFDRAVADLFLYEKDALRLIKYKEILAALETATDMSEDAANVMESILVKNA is encoded by the coding sequence ATGTCATTAAATAGTATCTTCCAGTATTTTGTTCCGAAGGATAAAAAAGTGTTCTTTCCCTTGTTTGAACAAGCAGCTGCAAACGTTGTAGCTATGTCTACTGTTTTGGTAGAAGCCGTAAACTCTCTTGATGCCAACGCACGTGAGGAAATGTTTAAACAGATTGACAAACTGGAAAACAAAGGCGACGAGCTGACCCACCAGATTTACCTGGAACTGGGTAAAAACTTTATCACGCCGTTTGACCGCGAAGATATCCACTCGCTGGCTACTGCCATTGATGACGTTGCCGATTATATTCAGGGTTCTGCCAACCGTATGAGTCTGTATGCTATTGAAGAGTATACTGAGCCTATCCGCAAACTATCTGAACTGATCTTACAAGGTAGCGTTGAGCTTGAAAAAGCTGTTCGCGAACTGAAAGACCTGAAAAACGTACGCAACATTGCCGACTCTTGCATTCGCATTAACAGTATAGAAAACCAGGCCGACTATGTATTTGACCGCGCCGTGGCCGACTTGTTCTTGTACGAGAAAGATGCATTGCGACTGATTAAATACAAAGAAATTCTGGCTGCGCTGGAAACAGCAACCGACATGAGCGAGGACGCTGCCAATGTAATGGAATCGATTTTAGTTAAAAACGCTTAA
- a CDS encoding DUF4197 domain-containing protein encodes MKKIYLGIALLSAVFVSNTASAQSFNDILSGLKKKVTTQTTDSKTTSSTTANSPSTLEIGDALKQALTQGTGKSSDKLSAVDGFFKDAEVKILFPPEAQKAERTLRSLGLNKLCDNVILSLNRAAESAAKEAKPIFIDAIKQMTLQDVTNILLGSQDAATQYFKRTTTLQLSAKFKPVVQANLDKVGATKFYSQAATQYNRVPLVMNKINPDISDYVTQKAIEGLFLEIAKEELNIRQNIGARSTPLMQKVFGFAQGIKK; translated from the coding sequence ATGAAAAAAATCTACTTAGGTATTGCCTTGCTGTCGGCTGTTTTTGTAAGTAATACGGCTTCTGCTCAGTCATTCAACGATATTCTTTCGGGACTGAAAAAGAAAGTCACTACACAAACAACCGACAGCAAAACTACCTCCTCAACTACCGCAAACTCACCAAGTACTTTAGAAATAGGCGACGCGCTGAAACAGGCCCTTACCCAGGGAACTGGTAAAAGCAGCGACAAGCTATCAGCCGTTGATGGCTTTTTCAAGGATGCCGAGGTAAAGATCCTCTTCCCGCCAGAAGCACAAAAAGCCGAGAGGACCCTGCGCTCATTAGGTTTAAATAAATTGTGTGATAACGTCATCCTTTCACTCAACCGTGCTGCCGAAAGTGCCGCTAAAGAGGCCAAGCCCATTTTTATAGACGCCATTAAGCAGATGACGCTGCAGGATGTAACCAATATTCTGCTGGGCAGTCAGGATGCAGCCACCCAATATTTTAAACGCACCACCACCCTGCAATTAAGCGCTAAATTTAAACCCGTAGTTCAGGCTAACCTGGACAAAGTAGGCGCCACCAAATTCTACTCGCAAGCTGCCACCCAATACAACCGCGTACCACTGGTAATGAATAAGATTAATCCAGATATCAGCGATTATGTAACTCAGAAAGCCATTGAAGGACTGTTCCTGGAGATAGCCAAAGAAGAACTAAATATCCGCCAGAACATTGGCGCACGCAGCACACCGCTAATGCAAAAGGTGTTTGGATTTGCGCAGGGGATAAAGAAATAA
- a CDS encoding helix-turn-helix domain-containing protein gives MKQSLENKIRTVAINIRRIRESKDYTQDYLAVKLNISQNAYSKIELGYTKITVERLFQIAQILEVDPVALINFSDEEQTRLLQVNGL, from the coding sequence ATGAAGCAATCACTTGAAAATAAAATACGCACTGTAGCCATAAATATTCGTCGTATTCGTGAGTCGAAAGATTATACTCAGGACTACCTGGCTGTTAAGTTAAATATATCTCAAAACGCGTACAGTAAAATTGAGTTAGGCTATACCAAAATAACCGTTGAGCGTTTGTTTCAGATAGCGCAGATATTAGAAGTTGACCCCGTGGCTCTCATTAATTTTAGCGACGAAGAACAAACCCGCCTGCTTCAGGTAAACGGTCTGTAA
- a CDS encoding carbohydrate porin: MTALTGLAKAQDTVKQQRFNLHFQQTIITQNKPHFNAKYSGDNSMSTDEETQTSLTTTLYGGARLWKGAEVFFNPEMSGGSGLSKTLGAAGFPNGETFRVGAAEPKIYIARAYFTQKFEWGKDYDKQDDEANQLAGSLSQRHFLITVGKFGMADYFDNNSFSHDPRTQFMNWSLMSNGAWDYPANTRGYVLGAYTEFAQPTWTLRFAYTMVTTEANGAIWDTKLSKANSQTLEFEKRYKLGGYDGTFRVLGFANNGKMGNYRDAIAKNPSAPDIDDVLAYGHHKYGFGLNAEQNLTNDLGVFAKYSYNDGKTETWFFTEIDRSLSFGGVLKGTSWKRTDDELGLAFVANGISKPHRDYLAAGGYGFIIGDGKLNYSNELIAELYYKVNAYQKKIWLTPDYQFIVNPAYNKDRGPVNVFSLRMHVEF, translated from the coding sequence ATGACAGCATTAACCGGTTTGGCCAAAGCGCAAGACACGGTGAAGCAACAACGATTTAACCTGCATTTTCAGCAGACTATCATCACCCAAAACAAACCGCACTTTAATGCCAAGTATTCGGGCGATAATAGTATGTCTACTGACGAGGAAACACAAACCTCATTAACCACCACACTTTATGGCGGTGCACGCTTGTGGAAAGGTGCAGAAGTATTTTTCAACCCCGAGATGAGCGGCGGATCCGGCCTGAGCAAAACATTGGGTGCGGCGGGCTTCCCCAATGGTGAAACGTTTAGGGTAGGGGCGGCCGAGCCGAAAATTTATATAGCCCGAGCCTATTTTACTCAAAAGTTTGAGTGGGGTAAGGATTATGATAAACAGGATGACGAAGCCAATCAACTGGCAGGTTCATTGAGTCAGCGTCACTTCCTCATCACCGTAGGAAAATTTGGCATGGCCGATTATTTTGACAATAACAGTTTTAGTCATGACCCGCGCACGCAGTTCATGAACTGGTCGCTCATGAGCAATGGCGCCTGGGATTATCCGGCCAATACCCGCGGTTATGTATTAGGTGCATACACCGAGTTTGCGCAACCTACCTGGACACTGCGTTTTGCCTACACCATGGTAACCACCGAGGCCAATGGAGCCATTTGGGATACCAAACTAAGCAAAGCAAACTCGCAAACGCTGGAATTTGAAAAGCGCTACAAATTGGGTGGATACGATGGTACCTTCCGTGTGCTGGGCTTTGCTAATAACGGCAAGATGGGTAACTATCGCGACGCTATCGCCAAAAATCCATCAGCACCAGATATTGATGACGTGCTGGCCTACGGTCACCATAAATATGGTTTCGGACTGAACGCCGAGCAGAACCTAACCAATGATCTGGGCGTTTTTGCCAAGTACAGTTATAACGATGGCAAAACCGAAACCTGGTTCTTTACCGAGATTGACCGTTCGCTCAGCTTTGGTGGCGTGCTTAAAGGCACCTCATGGAAACGCACGGATGACGAACTGGGGCTGGCCTTCGTTGCCAACGGCATCTCCAAACCACACCGCGATTATCTGGCCGCCGGTGGCTACGGTTTTATCATTGGCGATGGTAAACTGAATTACAGCAACGAGCTGATTGCCGAGCTTTATTACAAAGTGAATGCCTATCAGAAAAAGATCTGGTTAACGCCCGATTACCAGTTTATCGTTAACCCGGCCTACAACAAAGACCGTGGTCCAGTAAATGTGTTCTCGTTGCGGATGCATGTAGAGTTTTAG
- a CDS encoding DUF2157 domain-containing protein — translation MKLNLDKQESEFLTKVIAEWEKNDLLSTGKADELRNSYETKGFDWMRLAKYSFWIALVCGVVAFGSLLYNQAIINWLRQLYNTPDVVIAAIAGLLATGFFIYGRLGKRKTPERVFSNEAFIFTGVLFTACCLAFLGKTFDDGSHHFSILFLISVFLYGFLAYRMESKLIWLFALISLGSWFGTETGYQTRWSGYFLGMNYPLRFVGFGILLVAACYLLRQAKWLQYFWEVTYVVGLLYLFLSLWMLTIFGNYGDLEAWWNIKQITLFYWGIISGLVAGGFLLYGLKSKDVIAREFGITFLIILLYTKYFEYFWKETNVAVFFTILAGSFWLIGRKAEKIWNVKGSGDKKGK, via the coding sequence ATGAAACTCAACCTCGACAAGCAGGAAAGTGAATTTTTGACCAAGGTAATAGCCGAATGGGAAAAGAATGACCTACTGAGCACCGGAAAGGCTGACGAGCTGCGCAACTCTTACGAGACCAAAGGTTTCGACTGGATGCGACTGGCCAAATACTCTTTCTGGATTGCGCTGGTGTGTGGAGTAGTTGCCTTTGGCTCACTACTGTATAATCAGGCCATTATCAACTGGCTGCGCCAGCTTTATAACACCCCCGATGTAGTGATTGCCGCCATAGCAGGTTTATTGGCTACAGGTTTCTTTATTTACGGCCGGTTAGGCAAGCGCAAAACGCCGGAGCGCGTGTTTAGTAACGAGGCTTTCATCTTTACCGGTGTACTGTTTACCGCCTGCTGCCTTGCGTTTTTGGGCAAAACGTTTGATGATGGCTCGCATCATTTTTCAATCCTGTTCCTCATCTCGGTTTTTTTGTATGGCTTTCTGGCCTACCGCATGGAATCAAAACTGATCTGGCTGTTCGCTCTTATTTCACTGGGCAGTTGGTTTGGTACCGAGACGGGGTATCAGACCCGCTGGAGCGGCTATTTTCTGGGCATGAACTATCCGCTGCGCTTTGTGGGCTTCGGCATATTGCTGGTAGCTGCCTGCTATCTGTTGCGCCAGGCCAAATGGCTGCAATACTTCTGGGAGGTAACGTATGTAGTAGGTCTGCTCTATCTATTCTTGTCTCTGTGGATGCTTACCATTTTTGGCAACTACGGCGATCTGGAGGCCTGGTGGAACATCAAACAGATCACCCTTTTTTACTGGGGCATCATCAGCGGCCTTGTGGCCGGGGGCTTTCTATTATACGGATTGAAAAGCAAAGACGTTATTGCCCGCGAGTTTGGCATCACCTTTCTTATCATTCTGCTCTATACCAAATACTTTGAGTACTTCTGGAAAGAGACCAACGTAGCGGTATTTTTCACCATCCTGGCCGGCTCATTCTGGCTCATCGGCCGCAAAGCAGAGAAGATTTGGAATGTGAAGGGAAGTGGGGACAAGAAGGGGAAATGA
- a CDS encoding class I SAM-dependent RNA methyltransferase has translation MQVFHTESKIVITCNKRLSPYLQQEVEELGFEPTRVFATGVELQGTVNDAITLNLNLRCASQVLYHLNSFTAADPQALYDNLVQMPWEELIDFTGYFSVTSNVNNEHIRTPLFANVKVKDAVVDRITDKKGIRPNSGPELNKAVLHLYWQNDKADIFVDTSGETLAKHSYRKIPGKAPMLEALAASTIMATKWDRKSSFINPMCGSGTLAIEAALLATDKRPGLFRMNYAFMHLMGYEEQVFFSARRLLKDKAQKETGFKIIATDISDDAVDVARKNARTAGVEHLIDFDVCDFGDTVVPEEPGVVMFNPEYGERLGVHAKLEGTYRRVGDFMKQKCLGYHGYIFTGNPDLAKRIGLKASRRIEFYNGKLDCRLLEYELYDGTRREPKLD, from the coding sequence GATCGTAATCACCTGCAATAAACGGCTGTCGCCCTATTTGCAGCAGGAGGTCGAAGAGTTAGGCTTTGAGCCAACACGTGTTTTTGCTACCGGCGTTGAGTTACAGGGTACTGTAAACGATGCCATTACGCTTAACCTTAACCTGCGCTGCGCCAGCCAGGTACTTTATCATTTAAATAGCTTTACAGCGGCAGACCCGCAGGCGTTATATGACAACCTGGTGCAGATGCCCTGGGAAGAACTGATTGACTTTACCGGCTACTTCTCGGTAACATCAAACGTTAATAACGAGCATATCCGCACACCGCTGTTTGCCAACGTGAAGGTAAAAGACGCGGTGGTAGACCGCATAACAGATAAAAAAGGTATCAGGCCAAACTCTGGTCCGGAGTTGAATAAAGCTGTGCTTCACCTGTATTGGCAAAACGATAAAGCCGATATTTTTGTAGATACCTCAGGCGAAACCCTGGCCAAACACAGCTACCGTAAAATACCGGGCAAAGCGCCTATGCTGGAGGCTTTGGCGGCATCAACCATTATGGCTACCAAATGGGACCGGAAGAGCTCCTTTATTAACCCTATGTGTGGTTCAGGCACGTTGGCTATAGAGGCTGCGCTGCTGGCTACAGATAAGCGCCCGGGCTTGTTTAGGATGAATTATGCCTTTATGCACCTGATGGGTTATGAAGAGCAGGTGTTTTTTAGTGCACGTAGGCTACTGAAGGATAAAGCGCAGAAAGAAACCGGCTTTAAGATCATCGCTACAGATATCTCTGATGATGCTGTTGATGTGGCCCGTAAGAATGCCCGCACCGCCGGTGTAGAACATTTGATTGATTTTGACGTTTGTGACTTTGGCGATACCGTTGTGCCTGAAGAGCCCGGGGTGGTTATGTTTAACCCGGAGTATGGCGAGCGTTTAGGTGTGCATGCTAAACTGGAAGGTACTTACCGCCGCGTTGGCGATTTTATGAAGCAAAAATGTTTGGGCTATCATGGTTATATTTTTACAGGTAACCCGGATTTGGCTAAGCGTATAGGCTTGAAGGCATCGCGTCGTATAGAATTTTATAATGGTAAGCTGGATTGCCGCTTGCTGGAGTACGAACTGTACGATGGGACACGACGTGAGCCTAAACTTGATTAA
- a CDS encoding VOC family protein codes for MKKYISVISIPVTDQQRSKEFYEKVGFKLLIEAPMGNGETWVQLELENTQTSIALVTWFKQMPPGSVCGWVIETDDIQREIDALKAQGIEASPIDQTPWGKFAWVKDPDGNSFNFREE; via the coding sequence ATGAAAAAATACATCTCCGTTATTTCCATCCCCGTAACTGATCAGCAACGGTCAAAAGAGTTTTACGAGAAGGTAGGTTTCAAACTACTGATAGAGGCGCCCATGGGCAACGGCGAAACCTGGGTGCAGTTGGAGCTTGAAAATACGCAAACCTCCATCGCGCTGGTCACCTGGTTTAAGCAAATGCCGCCCGGATCTGTATGTGGCTGGGTAATTGAAACAGATGATATCCAACGCGAAATTGATGCCCTGAAAGCGCAAGGTATCGAAGCATCGCCCATCGATCAGACCCCTTGGGGTAAGTTTGCCTGGGTGAAAGATCCGGATGGCAATTCGTTTAATTTTAGGGAGGAGTAG
- a CDS encoding inorganic phosphate transporter: MVTTLLVVVIILAVVFDFINGFHDAANSIATVVSTKVLTPFQAVIWAAAFNFLAFFIIKEHNVAGTVAKTVHEQFITMHVILAGLLAAITWNLITWWFGIPSSSSHTLIGGFAGAGMTNAMFMHSSAIAAINVKPILTIIAYIFLAPFIGLIIAYIITIIILHVCKNARPAMAERWFKALQLVSSAALSYTHGGNDAQKVMGIIYVSLVASKLIPMHAGAENMPEWIPLTCYTAIALGTMSGGWKIVKTMGTKITKVTPLEGVSAETAGAITLFITERLGIPVSTTHTITGSIIGVGLTKRVSAVRWGVTLNLVWAWIITIPISALIAAIVFSIIHFIG, translated from the coding sequence ATGGTAACCACCCTGCTTGTTGTTGTTATTATACTTGCCGTAGTATTCGATTTCATCAACGGATTTCACGATGCGGCAAACTCTATAGCCACAGTTGTATCAACCAAAGTACTTACTCCTTTTCAGGCTGTTATTTGGGCTGCGGCCTTCAACTTCCTGGCTTTCTTTATTATAAAAGAGCATAATGTTGCCGGCACCGTTGCCAAAACCGTGCACGAGCAATTTATTACCATGCACGTTATTCTGGCCGGTTTGCTTGCCGCCATCACCTGGAACTTAATTACCTGGTGGTTTGGTATCCCGTCAAGCTCATCGCACACGCTGATTGGTGGTTTTGCCGGTGCCGGTATGACCAATGCAATGTTTATGCACTCAAGTGCTATAGCAGCTATCAACGTGAAGCCAATTTTAACCATTATTGCTTACATCTTTTTAGCGCCATTCATCGGCCTTATCATCGCATACATTATTACCATCATTATTTTGCATGTGTGTAAAAATGCACGGCCCGCAATGGCCGAACGTTGGTTTAAAGCCCTGCAGCTGGTATCGTCAGCAGCATTGAGTTACACCCACGGTGGTAACGATGCGCAAAAGGTAATGGGTATTATTTATGTATCGCTGGTAGCTTCAAAATTGATCCCGATGCATGCCGGTGCCGAGAACATGCCAGAGTGGATTCCGCTTACCTGCTACACTGCCATTGCGTTGGGTACCATGAGCGGCGGCTGGAAGATTGTTAAAACCATGGGTACCAAAATTACCAAGGTAACCCCGCTGGAAGGTGTAAGTGCCGAAACCGCTGGCGCCATTACCCTGTTCATTACAGAACGTTTGGGTATCCCGGTATCAACTACGCACACCATCACAGGTTCTATCATCGGTGTTGGTTTAACAAAACGTGTATCAGCCGTGCGTTGGGGCGTAACCCTTAACCTGGTTTGGGCCTGGATCATTACCATTCCAATCTCTGCACTTATTGCTGCTATTGTATTCTCTATCATTCATTTTATAGGTTAA